Proteins encoded within one genomic window of Misgurnus anguillicaudatus chromosome 18, ASM2758022v2, whole genome shotgun sequence:
- the vgll2a gene encoding transcription cofactor vestigial-like protein 2a isoform X2, producing MSCLDVMYQVYGPPQPYFAAAYTPYHHQKLAFYSKMQEAPETVSGSSSSFSTLSGPPIKEEDCTREKDHPPEAEYISSRCVLFTYFQGDISSVVDEHFSRALSQSSSYPSASNNSKTARGASSWRDGSFPMNQRSFPPSFWNSAYQPSSLSSALGSSHSDLPFPADPYSTASLHSHLHQTTPEPWHPSHHHHPYSLSGAIGTQSSAYPRPSMHDMYGTHFDPRYGSLLVPSVRPHRLPPATVPASGQSPCDISKSEPGSSAWTGAFTAASSDMGLNMDAARRYTLCSGTVRS from the exons ATGAGCTGCTTGGATGTAATGTATCAAGTTTATGGTCCACCTCAGCCATATTTTGCCGCAGCATACACACCGTATCACCACCAG AAATTGGCATTTTACTCGAAAATGCAAGAAGCACCAGAAACGGTCAGCGGAAGCAGTTCGTCTTTTTCCACCCTCTCCGGGCCACCCATAAAAGAGGAGGACTGTACCCGAGAGAAAGATCACCCACCAGAGGCTGAGTACATCAGCTCCAGATGTGTGCTCTTTACATACTTTCAAGGGGACATCAGTTCGGTGGTCGATGAACATTTCAGTCGGGCTTTGAGTCAGTCCAGCAGCTACCCATCTGCATCCAACAACAGTAAAACCGCAAGAGGCGCATCATCCTGGAGAG ATGGATCATTCCCCATGAACCAGAGAAGCTTTCCTCCATCGTTCTGGAACAGCGCGTATCAGCCGTCATCTCTCAGCAGCGCTCTGGGATCCTCCCATTCGGATCTTCCCTTCCCAGCAGACCCGTACTCCACCGCTTCCTTGCACAGCCACCTCCACCAGACCACCCCAGAGCCCTGGCACCCGTCCCACCACCATCACCCTTACTCGCTCAGCGGGGCGATCGGCACCCAGAGCTCGGCTTACCCCCGGCCCTCCATGCACGATATGTACGGAACGCACTTTGACCCCCGTTACGGCTCTCTGCTCGTGCCCTCGGTGCGGCCGCATAGACTTCCCCCTGCCACGGTACCCGCGTCTGGACAATCGCCATGTGATATCAGCAAGAGCGAGCCGGGCAGCTCAGCGTGGACTGGCGCTTTTACGGCGGCGAGCTCTGATATGGGCCTGAACATGGATGCAG CTCGACGCTACACGCTCTGCAGCGGGACCGTCCGCAGCTGA
- the vgll2a gene encoding transcription cofactor vestigial-like protein 2a isoform X1: MSCLDVMYQVYGPPQPYFAAAYTPYHHQKLAFYSKMQEAPETVSGSSSSFSTLSGPPIKEEDCTREKDHPPEAEYISSRCVLFTYFQGDISSVVDEHFSRALSQSSSYPSASNNSKTARGASSWRDGSFPMNQRSFPPSFWNSAYQPSSLSSALGSSHSDLPFPADPYSTASLHSHLHQTTPEPWHPSHHHHPYSLSGAIGTQSSAYPRPSMHDMYGTHFDPRYGSLLVPSVRPHRLPPATVPASGQSPCDISKSEPGSSAWTGAFTAASSDMGLNMDAGLQSQDKSKDLYWF, translated from the exons ATGAGCTGCTTGGATGTAATGTATCAAGTTTATGGTCCACCTCAGCCATATTTTGCCGCAGCATACACACCGTATCACCACCAG AAATTGGCATTTTACTCGAAAATGCAAGAAGCACCAGAAACGGTCAGCGGAAGCAGTTCGTCTTTTTCCACCCTCTCCGGGCCACCCATAAAAGAGGAGGACTGTACCCGAGAGAAAGATCACCCACCAGAGGCTGAGTACATCAGCTCCAGATGTGTGCTCTTTACATACTTTCAAGGGGACATCAGTTCGGTGGTCGATGAACATTTCAGTCGGGCTTTGAGTCAGTCCAGCAGCTACCCATCTGCATCCAACAACAGTAAAACCGCAAGAGGCGCATCATCCTGGAGAG ATGGATCATTCCCCATGAACCAGAGAAGCTTTCCTCCATCGTTCTGGAACAGCGCGTATCAGCCGTCATCTCTCAGCAGCGCTCTGGGATCCTCCCATTCGGATCTTCCCTTCCCAGCAGACCCGTACTCCACCGCTTCCTTGCACAGCCACCTCCACCAGACCACCCCAGAGCCCTGGCACCCGTCCCACCACCATCACCCTTACTCGCTCAGCGGGGCGATCGGCACCCAGAGCTCGGCTTACCCCCGGCCCTCCATGCACGATATGTACGGAACGCACTTTGACCCCCGTTACGGCTCTCTGCTCGTGCCCTCGGTGCGGCCGCATAGACTTCCCCCTGCCACGGTACCCGCGTCTGGACAATCGCCATGTGATATCAGCAAGAGCGAGCCGGGCAGCTCAGCGTGGACTGGCGCTTTTACGGCGGCGAGCTCTGATATGGGCCTGAACATGGATGCAG GTCTACAGAGCCAGGATAAGAGCAAGGACCTGTACTGGTTTTAG